In Bacillus sp. Cs-700, one genomic interval encodes:
- a CDS encoding type 1 glutamine amidotransferase family protein, translating to MKKVLVFITDGFADWEASYVTAELNKPETGYEVKTIAIDENPKISMGGLKVLPDYSLKNFSLKIDLAMVIMPGGTGWREEKNHQVKKLVDYCIGKNIPVAAICDATTFLGDYGYLDHHKHTGNSLAYLKEGAPNYQGEENYINEQSISEGCLITANGSGALEFSRDILRKLDVLRSKELEEWYSLFKNGFIKS from the coding sequence ATGAAAAAGGTGTTGGTTTTCATTACTGATGGTTTTGCCGATTGGGAAGCAAGTTATGTGACTGCTGAACTAAATAAACCAGAAACAGGTTATGAAGTAAAAACAATTGCGATTGATGAGAATCCTAAGATTTCTATGGGTGGTTTAAAGGTTCTACCGGATTATAGCTTAAAGAACTTCTCTCTAAAAATAGATTTAGCGATGGTGATTATGCCTGGTGGAACGGGGTGGAGAGAAGAAAAAAACCACCAGGTTAAGAAACTAGTTGATTACTGTATTGGAAAGAACATTCCGGTAGCAGCAATTTGTGATGCAACTACTTTTTTAGGAGATTACGGATATCTTGATCATCACAAACATACAGGCAATTCATTAGCATATTTAAAAGAAGGAGCACCTAATTATCAAGGGGAAGAAAACTACATAAATGAACAGTCGATTAGTGAGGGCTGTTTAATCACAGCTAATGGAAGTGGAGCATTAGAATTTTCGAGAGATATATTAAGGAAATTAGATGTCCTAAGAAGTAAAGAACTAGAAGAGTGGTATAGTTTATTTAAAAACGGTTTTATTAAAAGTTAG
- a CDS encoding MFS transporter, producing the protein MMYKRLWRNNNIRYYLLAGGISRLGDVLSGMAFLFLAYDLTGSNLHTTGMAMAETLPYLLFGLMGGVMADWLPKKKLLVYLDLARIPFILSIVFLHYLDALTYAYLLIVSFLIQSIGCFFNPTHRSVLPSITTEEERTNANSLYDTLTRGVTVLSPFITLWLLNTFGAIHFFTLDAITYAVSAFFIFKIHLKDPKPVVNKTIKGMYRSILDFTTWAKAHSTVRQLFLFTFVTVFFNTWVWEVGLLLALSEMSEQSEELFSILQGVFGGVAIITNIVLPYLIKRMTLRLYLIGALIWGIGITYYGLLYDIKHFFIGCAIVGIGIPIAGLARVYLLQTLVPEEKMGRAFSSNAVLLYFSNTISLGVYGFLVMFISIQHLMIGSGLLIVILSIGALLIKTVNPAKFRWRLPIHFLK; encoded by the coding sequence ATGATGTACAAAAGATTATGGCGAAACAACAATATACGGTATTACTTACTTGCTGGAGGAATCTCTCGACTTGGCGATGTTCTTTCCGGAATGGCATTTTTATTTTTAGCGTACGATTTAACTGGTTCCAATCTTCACACTACAGGAATGGCTATGGCTGAGACCTTACCATACCTTCTATTTGGATTAATGGGTGGCGTTATGGCTGATTGGTTACCTAAGAAAAAATTATTAGTTTATCTGGACCTAGCTCGGATCCCATTCATTCTTTCTATCGTATTTTTGCATTATTTGGATGCACTTACTTACGCATATCTATTAATAGTAAGCTTTCTGATCCAGAGTATAGGATGTTTCTTTAACCCGACCCATCGATCTGTACTACCTTCTATAACGACGGAAGAGGAACGAACGAATGCGAACAGTTTATATGATACATTAACTCGAGGAGTAACGGTTTTAAGTCCATTTATCACTCTATGGTTATTAAACACCTTTGGTGCTATACACTTTTTCACCTTAGACGCAATAACCTATGCCGTTAGCGCCTTTTTCATCTTTAAAATACACTTAAAGGACCCTAAACCAGTCGTTAATAAGACGATTAAAGGTATGTATCGCTCAATTCTCGATTTTACCACTTGGGCGAAGGCGCACTCTACCGTCAGACAACTATTTCTTTTTACTTTTGTTACGGTTTTTTTCAACACTTGGGTGTGGGAAGTAGGACTTTTGCTTGCATTATCAGAAATGAGTGAACAAAGTGAAGAATTATTTAGCATTTTACAAGGAGTATTTGGTGGCGTTGCTATTATCACAAATATCGTTTTGCCATATTTGATTAAAAGAATGACTCTTCGCCTCTACTTAATTGGAGCGTTGATTTGGGGTATAGGAATTACATACTACGGACTCTTATATGATATTAAGCATTTCTTTATTGGTTGCGCTATCGTAGGTATAGGGATCCCTATTGCTGGACTAGCTCGCGTTTATCTTCTTCAGACACTTGTGCCAGAAGAGAAAATGGGGCGCGCCTTTAGTTCCAATGCTGTCTTATTATATTTTTCTAACACCATTTCCTTAGGAGTGTACGGATTCTTAGTCATGTTCATTTCAATTCAACACTTAATGATTGGTAGTGGGTTACTCATAGTCATTTTAAGTATTGGAGCTTTACTTATTAAAACCGTGAATCCGGCGAAATTCCGTTGGCGCCTTCCGATACATTTTCTTAAATAA
- a CDS encoding AraC family transcriptional regulator codes for MILDNENGLLLIRNDQLGERIWRSDECYKLIFSLFGRGSYQTNHGDISIDKGEFLIFNPYEDHKQLKATNEKFLVEIKQSLLQETADQLGITETSPEFTLLSYKHPQIKQWMIFIRDFLALNEEVGSVTNQFFLDNSLTQLSIMMLQYGAGSHQIDFPCISSKAIINDVTNALKESYSEDWTLEEMAQVARLNKYQFAHLFKEELGLSPYSWLQLYRLLRSQYSLLHSNDSILSIALNHGFKSVSSYNQLFKKMYRKAPTEFRRIHGFNK; via the coding sequence ATGATACTAGATAACGAGAACGGGCTATTACTTATCCGTAATGACCAATTAGGTGAGCGGATTTGGAGAAGTGATGAATGTTATAAATTAATCTTTTCTCTATTCGGGAGAGGATCTTATCAAACAAATCATGGTGACATCTCCATTGATAAAGGAGAATTTCTAATATTTAACCCATATGAAGATCATAAACAACTTAAGGCTACAAATGAGAAATTTCTCGTGGAGATAAAGCAATCTTTGTTACAAGAGACTGCTGATCAATTGGGCATTACAGAAACATCACCTGAATTTACTTTGCTTTCTTATAAACATCCTCAAATAAAACAATGGATGATTTTTATTAGAGATTTCTTAGCGCTAAATGAAGAAGTTGGATCAGTTACCAATCAGTTTTTTCTAGATAACAGCTTGACCCAGCTTTCCATTATGATGCTTCAATATGGTGCAGGGTCTCATCAAATTGACTTTCCATGTATCAGTAGTAAAGCGATAATTAATGATGTTACAAATGCCCTTAAAGAAAGCTATAGCGAGGACTGGACACTGGAAGAGATGGCCCAGGTTGCAAGATTAAATAAATATCAATTTGCTCACCTTTTTAAAGAGGAGCTAGGTCTCTCCCCTTATTCTTGGTTGCAACTTTATCGTCTATTACGAAGTCAATACTCCTTATTGCATTCCAATGACTCAATTCTTTCGATCGCTCTTAATCATGGGTTTAAGAGTGTCTCTTCCTATAACCAGTTATTTAAGAAAATGTATCGGAAGGCGCCAACGGAATTTCGCCGGATTCACGGTTTTAATAAGTAA
- a CDS encoding topology modulation protein: protein MNRIMVMGASAGAGKSTFAKKLGEILDYEVYHLDALFWKPGWVEASLDEFRTSQEKIALTSRWIIEGNYSNSYDIRVAQADTIIYIDAPRLLCLYRVLKRWITHLGKTRSDMGKGCNEKMEWSFLTFIWTTYYPRKEKMKKRFEEIQQTSPEKTIIVLQNKAEIAIFLQELQTKHTILS from the coding sequence GTGAACCGGATTATGGTAATGGGCGCTTCAGCAGGAGCAGGTAAATCGACATTTGCAAAGAAACTCGGTGAAATACTAGACTATGAGGTTTACCACCTCGACGCTCTGTTTTGGAAACCGGGTTGGGTTGAAGCGAGTCTTGATGAGTTTCGCACTTCCCAGGAGAAGATTGCTTTAACTTCTAGATGGATTATTGAAGGAAATTATAGCAACTCCTATGATATCCGAGTGGCGCAAGCTGATACGATTATTTATATAGATGCCCCGCGACTCCTTTGTCTTTATCGGGTTTTAAAACGCTGGATCACTCATCTCGGGAAAACACGATCAGATATGGGAAAAGGCTGTAACGAAAAAATGGAATGGTCGTTTTTAACATTCATTTGGACGACGTACTACCCTCGTAAGGAGAAGATGAAAAAGCGATTTGAAGAGATTCAGCAAACTTCTCCTGAAAAAACCATAATAGTTTTACAAAACAAAGCAGAAATCGCGATTTTTCTTCAAGAACTTCAGACAAAGCATACAATTTTGTCATGA
- a CDS encoding GNAT family N-acetyltransferase: MNVRKARRGDELGITLLLSDMGYETSVHEVQGRLLPIMNDDLYVTLVVEEKKELLGMLGMHYERSYVATILIARIITMVTAEKYRQQGIGRKLIREAEKLANEKGASTVVLNSGNREERRPAHQFYEACGYLGKSTGFYKSLG, from the coding sequence ATGAACGTGAGGAAGGCGAGGAGAGGTGATGAGCTGGGAATCACTCTTTTACTTTCAGATATGGGCTATGAAACATCTGTACATGAAGTGCAAGGTCGACTGCTACCGATTATGAATGACGATCTGTATGTCACCCTTGTAGTCGAAGAAAAAAAGGAATTACTAGGGATGCTTGGCATGCATTATGAACGTTCGTATGTCGCTACTATTCTTATCGCAAGAATTATTACGATGGTAACAGCAGAAAAATATCGCCAGCAAGGAATCGGAAGGAAGTTAATTCGTGAAGCTGAGAAGTTGGCCAATGAGAAAGGGGCTTCCACAGTCGTATTAAACAGTGGGAACCGCGAAGAACGAAGACCTGCACATCAATTCTATGAAGCGTGTGGATATTTGGGAAAATCAACAGGGTTTTATAAGTCGCTTGGCTGA
- a CDS encoding MFS transporter, protein MVHQVNREQRYTSKDAGFWRAAASLGCGALLVFSSLYAFQPLLPIFVKEFQITPTTSSLLMSLPVITMIPGLLILGFVSDRYGRTMVMKVSLLFVLGLLLLMPLMNSFLLLLILRCVQGFFLAGIPASAMGYLGDEVEPYNIGLATSIYIASNAMGGLSGRVTTGYLTDVYSWKISLLSLATFGLVVTVCFYLLLPASRFFNGGSRSMIHDMKGMFVHLKDRRLLSLFTLGFLIQVIFTGVWTYLPFYLEAEPFTLSLKWISFTYFAYILGVVSPPIAGRISSSIGLRRTMIIGLFTLLVGVVLTIYQSITLVMIGLCIICAGFFIAHSMASASVAKTAEHHKSGASSFYLISYYAGVAAGSSGVGVLWDRFGWGGVVSLLLLVVPLLAMFSQKQVSKRYRNNDLREEKAR, encoded by the coding sequence GTGGTCCATCAAGTAAATAGGGAGCAGCGTTATACATCAAAAGATGCAGGATTTTGGCGAGCGGCAGCTAGTCTTGGTTGTGGGGCATTGCTGGTTTTTTCTTCCTTATATGCTTTCCAACCGCTTCTTCCTATATTTGTGAAAGAATTTCAAATAACGCCTACAACATCAAGTCTATTGATGTCATTGCCGGTCATTACAATGATTCCAGGTCTTCTTATTCTAGGGTTTGTATCAGATCGCTATGGACGAACAATGGTGATGAAAGTATCGTTGCTTTTTGTTCTAGGATTACTACTTCTCATGCCGTTGATGAATTCGTTTCTACTTCTTTTAATTCTTCGATGTGTCCAGGGGTTTTTTCTTGCAGGTATACCAGCATCAGCAATGGGCTATTTAGGAGATGAAGTTGAGCCTTACAACATCGGCCTAGCCACAAGTATTTACATTGCTAGTAATGCAATGGGAGGCCTTAGCGGCCGCGTTACAACAGGTTATTTGACGGATGTATATAGTTGGAAAATAAGCTTGCTCTCTCTTGCGACTTTTGGACTTGTCGTAACGGTGTGTTTTTACTTGCTTTTGCCTGCTTCTCGTTTTTTTAACGGGGGGAGTAGAAGTATGATTCATGATATGAAAGGAATGTTTGTCCATCTTAAAGACAGACGATTGTTGTCTCTTTTTACACTTGGTTTTCTCATTCAAGTGATCTTTACAGGTGTTTGGACCTATTTGCCTTTCTACTTGGAAGCAGAACCTTTTACACTTTCGTTGAAATGGATATCGTTTACTTATTTTGCGTATATCCTTGGGGTCGTTTCTCCTCCCATTGCTGGAAGAATTTCTTCAAGTATCGGTCTTCGACGAACGATGATCATCGGACTATTCACACTACTAGTAGGAGTTGTCCTAACCATTTATCAATCAATAACGCTTGTCATGATTGGGCTTTGCATCATTTGTGCTGGTTTTTTTATCGCGCATTCAATGGCATCTGCTTCTGTAGCTAAGACAGCCGAACATCACAAAAGTGGAGCCTCAAGCTTTTATTTAATTAGCTATTATGCAGGTGTCGCTGCAGGCAGTTCAGGTGTTGGGGTATTGTGGGACCGTTTTGGGTGGGGTGGAGTAGTAAGTTTACTTCTGCTCGTCGTACCGCTCCTTGCAATGTTTTCACAAAAACAAGTTTCAAAACGATATCGAAATAATGATTTACGAGAGGAGAAGGCAAGATGA
- a CDS encoding DASS family sodium-coupled anion symporter, whose protein sequence is MEQARLFWSYFWKEHYRAKNLLTFASSHTPEIPSQSSQKNPTLTSGPEPAYDKRKITGLVLGPALFLCLMLFFHPNGLSEAGLAVLASTAWIATWWITEAIPIPATSLLPLILFPLTGALEGDLTASAYGDNTIFLFMGGFLIALSMQKWNLHKRIALFIISAIGTSTEKIVLGFMAATGFLSMWISNTATAMMMVPIGLAVIYQVSEQLDLDTEEGAPRFNFGKAIMLGIAYSASIGGLATLIGTPPNTIFAAVVNELYGIEISFARWMMFGVPLTVLLLIGCWYYLVKMAFPMNIKELPGGKEVINKEKTDLGKMSVEEKVILLIFSLTALAWISRSFVLSELNPNINDTIIAMTAAILLFLIPAPSNKGSFLLDWNTAKGLPWGILLLFGAGLAIASGFQESGLAKWIGEQLTVLEGIHLFVILLLVTTLVIFLTEITSNTATATMMFPIMASLSAAIGVHPYALMIGAGIASSCAFMLPVATPPNAVVFGSGYLKIPDMARAGFWLNATSVVIITLAIYFYMPIVWGIDLTQIPTKFK, encoded by the coding sequence ATGGAACAAGCCCGTCTATTTTGGAGTTATTTTTGGAAAGAACATTATCGTGCAAAGAATCTCTTAACATTCGCTTCTTCACACACGCCTGAAATCCCTTCCCAAAGTTCACAAAAAAATCCTACGCTTACTTCAGGGCCCGAGCCAGCCTACGACAAGAGAAAGATCACTGGGTTAGTTTTAGGGCCGGCTTTATTTCTTTGTCTTATGCTCTTTTTTCATCCGAATGGTCTTTCGGAAGCTGGTTTAGCCGTATTAGCAAGTACCGCATGGATTGCAACGTGGTGGATAACAGAAGCTATCCCGATTCCTGCAACATCTCTCTTGCCACTCATCTTATTTCCGCTAACGGGTGCACTTGAAGGTGATTTAACAGCATCTGCCTATGGCGACAATACGATATTTCTTTTTATGGGTGGTTTTCTGATTGCGCTTTCAATGCAGAAATGGAATTTACATAAACGCATTGCTCTTTTTATTATATCAGCAATCGGAACGAGTACGGAGAAAATTGTACTTGGCTTTATGGCGGCGACAGGTTTTTTATCAATGTGGATTTCAAATACCGCAACCGCTATGATGATGGTACCAATTGGACTAGCGGTGATTTATCAGGTCTCAGAACAGCTTGATCTGGATACGGAAGAGGGAGCACCGAGATTTAATTTCGGAAAAGCAATTATGTTAGGTATTGCTTATAGCGCTTCGATTGGGGGTCTTGCGACATTAATTGGAACGCCACCTAATACCATTTTTGCAGCAGTTGTGAATGAACTTTATGGCATTGAAATTTCATTTGCTCGCTGGATGATGTTTGGTGTACCCTTAACCGTTTTACTTTTAATTGGATGTTGGTATTACCTTGTGAAAATGGCTTTTCCAATGAACATTAAAGAATTACCGGGTGGAAAAGAAGTTATCAATAAGGAAAAGACTGATCTAGGAAAAATGTCGGTAGAAGAAAAAGTTATTTTATTGATTTTTTCATTAACAGCACTTGCGTGGATTAGTCGTTCATTTGTTTTAAGTGAGCTTAATCCAAACATCAATGATACGATTATTGCGATGACAGCAGCGATTTTATTGTTTCTTATTCCTGCACCTTCGAACAAAGGATCGTTTTTGTTGGACTGGAATACCGCGAAAGGGTTGCCGTGGGGAATTCTCTTACTCTTTGGGGCCGGACTCGCAATTGCTTCTGGATTTCAAGAATCAGGACTAGCGAAGTGGATTGGTGAGCAGCTAACTGTTCTTGAAGGTATCCATTTATTTGTTATTTTACTTCTTGTCACGACGCTCGTTATTTTCTTAACAGAAATTACATCGAACACGGCGACAGCAACAATGATGTTTCCAATAATGGCATCTTTGTCAGCAGCAATTGGTGTACATCCATATGCTTTAATGATTGGGGCAGGCATTGCATCAAGTTGCGCATTCATGCTTCCAGTTGCTACGCCACCAAACGCAGTCGTGTTTGGGTCGGGGTATTTAAAGATTCCTGACATGGCACGAGCGGGGTTCTGGCTTAACGCAACATCTGTTGTGATTATCACGCTAGCGATTTATTTTTATATGCCAATCGTGTGGGGCATCGATTTAACGCAAATTCCTACTAAATTTAAATAA
- a CDS encoding Na+/H+ antiporter NhaC family protein: MEKEIKGNGLALLPLGIFIVLFIGTAIVTKDFYSMPVILASLIAAGVALSMNRKENFMKKVEVFCRGAGNTNIILMILVFLLAGAFAGTAEKIGAVDSIVNLGISILPANLLIVGLFLIACFISISMGTSMGTIVALAPIGIGIAEQTGVAPALALSAVIGGAMFGDNLSMISDTTIAAVRTQNTQMKDKFKVNFFIVLPAAIVTAVIYGVLTMGEQATVGGERAFDLITILPYLGVLIAAIAGVNVLVVLVSGTLFAGIVGLFNGSFGMSGLISTVTEGIKGMEDLAMIALVIGGMIEVIKHNGGIQYVLDKILSRVNSRRGAEFGIAGLASVLDLSTANNTISIIMGGPLAKNISEKYGVDPRKSASILDIFSGSIQGMLPYGAQVLAVAGLASISPLALLPYSFYPILIAVAGVIAIYINYPSLPKKEEANG; this comes from the coding sequence ATGGAAAAAGAAATTAAAGGAAATGGCTTGGCGTTACTTCCTCTTGGCATTTTTATTGTGCTCTTTATTGGCACAGCGATTGTGACAAAGGATTTTTATAGCATGCCGGTTATACTTGCTTCATTAATTGCTGCGGGTGTAGCTCTTTCAATGAATCGAAAAGAAAACTTTATGAAGAAAGTGGAAGTTTTCTGCCGAGGAGCAGGAAACACCAATATTATATTAATGATTCTTGTCTTCTTATTGGCAGGAGCTTTTGCTGGAACCGCTGAAAAAATTGGCGCGGTTGATTCGATTGTGAATCTTGGTATATCCATTCTTCCAGCGAATTTGTTAATCGTTGGCTTATTTTTGATTGCATGTTTTATCTCCATTTCAATGGGAACGTCAATGGGAACCATCGTAGCCCTTGCACCGATTGGAATTGGAATCGCAGAACAAACGGGAGTTGCGCCAGCACTTGCCTTGTCTGCAGTTATTGGTGGAGCGATGTTCGGTGATAATCTTTCCATGATTTCAGATACAACCATTGCAGCAGTTCGAACACAAAATACGCAAATGAAAGACAAATTTAAAGTGAACTTCTTTATTGTATTGCCTGCTGCTATTGTCACTGCCGTTATATATGGCGTGTTAACGATGGGAGAACAGGCAACAGTTGGTGGAGAACGTGCTTTTGATTTGATCACGATCCTTCCGTATTTAGGTGTTCTAATCGCAGCGATCGCTGGGGTTAACGTTCTTGTTGTCCTTGTGAGCGGAACGCTATTTGCTGGAATAGTGGGTCTATTTAATGGTTCATTTGGAATGAGTGGACTTATTTCCACCGTTACAGAAGGGATTAAAGGAATGGAAGACCTTGCGATGATTGCCCTCGTAATCGGTGGTATGATCGAAGTGATCAAGCATAATGGAGGTATTCAATACGTGCTAGATAAGATTTTAAGTAGAGTAAACTCACGTCGAGGAGCGGAATTTGGTATAGCTGGTTTGGCTAGTGTGCTTGATTTATCGACAGCGAATAATACGATTTCAATCATCATGGGTGGGCCGCTGGCGAAGAACATTTCTGAAAAGTATGGCGTGGATCCACGGAAATCAGCTAGTATTCTAGACATTTTTTCAGGCAGTATTCAAGGGATGCTTCCGTATGGTGCTCAGGTTCTAGCGGTTGCAGGACTTGCATCGATCTCGCCACTTGCCCTCTTACCATATTCGTTTTATCCTATTCTTATTGCGGTTGCTGGAGTGATTGCGATTTATATTAACTATCCCTCTCTTCCAAAGAAAGAGGAAGCAAACGGTTAG
- a CDS encoding alpha/beta hydrolase — protein MLLAQNLKENTEKIKGIDIHYEYYRNEEAVDRPVITLLHGFLSSSFSFRRLIPLLTKAYTVVAIDLPPFGKSEKSHHFVHSYQNYAEVVVELLERLSIENTVMIGHSMGGQVAMRASALKEDFVSKNILLCSSGYLEKAKQSLVYTSYLPFFSVYLKRWLYRKGVRGNLLNCVYDPALIDEEMMDGYIQPFFNEGIFRSLVRMIRDREGDLSEAELKQIHTPSLLIWGENDRVVPLKIGKRLSSDLPNAELIVYKKTGHLLPEERPASIMKDIEQFLTR, from the coding sequence ATGTTATTAGCTCAAAATTTAAAAGAAAATACTGAGAAAATTAAAGGGATTGACATTCATTATGAGTATTACAGAAATGAAGAAGCTGTTGATCGCCCAGTTATAACCCTGCTTCACGGCTTTTTGTCTTCAAGCTTCAGCTTTAGAAGGCTAATTCCATTATTAACAAAGGCCTACACCGTTGTTGCAATTGATCTCCCGCCGTTTGGGAAAAGCGAGAAGTCTCATCACTTTGTTCACTCTTATCAAAATTATGCAGAAGTAGTTGTTGAGCTATTAGAAAGACTTTCGATTGAAAATACGGTCATGATCGGGCATTCCATGGGCGGACAGGTAGCTATGAGAGCATCAGCGTTAAAAGAAGATTTTGTAAGTAAAAATATTTTGCTATGTAGCTCAGGATATCTTGAGAAAGCCAAACAGAGTCTCGTCTATACGTCCTACTTACCTTTCTTTTCTGTCTACTTAAAACGCTGGCTTTATCGAAAAGGAGTTAGGGGGAATTTGCTCAATTGTGTTTATGACCCAGCGCTTATCGATGAAGAGATGATGGATGGTTATATTCAACCCTTCTTTAACGAAGGGATTTTTAGATCGTTGGTTCGTATGATCCGTGATCGGGAAGGTGACCTGTCCGAAGCAGAACTAAAACAAATTCATACACCGAGCCTCTTAATATGGGGAGAAAATGACAGGGTTGTGCCATTGAAAATTGGGAAACGTTTAAGCAGCGACTTACCAAATGCTGAGCTGATTGTCTATAAGAAAACTGGTCATCTTCTTCCTGAGGAGCGACCAGCATCGATTATGAAAGACATAGAACAGTTTTTAACTCGTTAA
- a CDS encoding YolD-like family protein: MIRDRGNIKWTSMMLPEHVKELRDWKEEEKRNQMPVLDEQKIEEMNEVICQAMEFHWPLRFHYFKNGETNVLTGYVHYIEPLTKELRIIDHKNQKRNVKLLNLVHVELE, translated from the coding sequence GTGATTCGTGATCGCGGAAATATAAAGTGGACGTCAATGATGTTACCTGAGCATGTGAAAGAGCTACGTGATTGGAAAGAAGAAGAGAAAAGAAATCAGATGCCGGTACTGGATGAGCAAAAAATAGAGGAAATGAATGAAGTGATATGCCAGGCTATGGAATTCCATTGGCCGCTGCGCTTTCACTATTTTAAAAACGGTGAAACGAACGTCCTTACTGGCTACGTTCATTATATCGAGCCATTGACGAAGGAGCTACGTATCATTGACCACAAGAATCAAAAGAGAAACGTTAAATTGTTGAACCTTGTTCACGTAGAATTAGAATGA
- a CDS encoding UV damage repair protein UvrX — MDYSQFPKKTILCIDMKSFYASCSAVEMGLDPLTCYLAVVGDVERQGSVVLAASPALKKEFGIRTGSRLFEIPNDIRIHIVNAKMSSYLRQSMEITRLFHRYVPSECIHTYSVDESFLQIDGTERLWGDKFEVAYKIKNEISETFGLPSAIGIGPNLLMAKLCLDLEAKEKGVAEWTYEDIPKKLWPLSPLSQMWGIGARVERTLNRMGIRNVKQLAHYPLHLLEEKFGVMGNQLYHHAWGVDLSEMGAPIMQGQISFGKSQILLRDYYDQKEIQHVILEMSEEVARRARRAGKAGRTISLGISYSKEEGGGGFHRSRSITSPTAITLEVYHVCLQLFEEFYERKTVRKISITLSNICNDEEVQLDLFNAARPKQRDLGYVMDSIREKYGSDALLRAVSYTKAGTALHRSKLVGGHKA, encoded by the coding sequence ATGGACTATTCACAGTTTCCAAAAAAAACGATCCTTTGTATTGATATGAAAAGTTTTTATGCCAGTTGCTCAGCAGTAGAGATGGGACTTGATCCGCTTACATGTTACCTTGCTGTTGTTGGTGATGTAGAACGACAGGGGAGCGTTGTGCTTGCGGCATCTCCAGCACTAAAAAAAGAATTTGGCATTCGTACAGGAAGCAGGTTGTTTGAAATCCCAAATGATATAAGGATTCATATTGTTAACGCAAAAATGTCCTCTTATTTGAGACAGTCAATGGAAATAACGAGGCTTTTTCATCGTTATGTGCCATCAGAATGTATCCATACGTACAGTGTTGACGAATCATTTTTGCAGATTGATGGAACAGAACGACTATGGGGAGATAAATTTGAAGTAGCTTATAAGATAAAAAATGAAATAAGTGAAACATTTGGATTACCAAGTGCGATTGGAATTGGACCCAATCTCTTAATGGCAAAGCTTTGTCTTGATCTTGAAGCGAAAGAAAAAGGGGTAGCTGAGTGGACATATGAAGATATCCCTAAAAAGCTGTGGCCGCTTTCCCCACTCAGTCAAATGTGGGGAATTGGAGCCCGCGTTGAACGTACGCTAAACAGAATGGGTATTCGGAATGTAAAGCAGCTTGCCCATTATCCGCTTCACTTATTGGAAGAGAAATTTGGTGTTATGGGGAATCAGCTCTATCATCACGCGTGGGGAGTTGATCTTTCCGAAATGGGCGCGCCCATTATGCAGGGCCAGATTAGTTTTGGAAAAAGTCAGATCCTGCTAAGAGATTATTATGATCAAAAGGAAATTCAACACGTGATTCTTGAAATGAGTGAAGAAGTGGCGAGACGTGCTAGAAGAGCCGGAAAAGCAGGTCGTACGATCAGCCTTGGCATCAGCTATAGTAAAGAAGAAGGCGGTGGTGGTTTTCACCGCTCAAGGAGTATCACTAGTCCAACGGCAATTACGCTTGAGGTATATCACGTTTGTCTTCAGCTATTTGAGGAATTTTATGAAAGAAAAACGGTTCGGAAAATTTCCATCACTCTTTCAAATATTTGTAATGATGAAGAAGTGCAGCTGGATTTATTTAACGCTGCTCGACCGAAGCAGCGAGACCTTGGCTATGTGATGGATTCCATTAGAGAGAAATACGGATCGGATGCTCTGTTACGCGCTGTTTCATACACAAAAGCTGGTACAGCCTTGCACAGAAGTAAACTTGTAGGTGGGCATAAAGCGTAA